A portion of the Neorhodopirellula lusitana genome contains these proteins:
- a CDS encoding Gfo/Idh/MocA family protein produces the protein MVDKLSKEQRDVGEANYYSAVGSYYDVNRRDFLRGIVATGAVAGAGLGAAYFGYGKVNDPVRVAVIGTGDEGNVLLGGCNPEYVDVKAICDIRPYSQHRAFHGDWSSSSALQRRPGLISVAGYKDEAEARKNVKVYDGSNGGIMACLEDKDIEAVIIALPLWLHAPVAALAMERGLHVLTEKLMAHNVAQCKVMARMAGEMKDKEGNPIHLATGHQRHYNVKYENAVNLIRWGLLGQLHHIRAQWHRGNLPGADSWSMPIPGGEMVNGQNFDRIAKDIEYRKRALAETRDPDEIVRLQHEIALWQAWDADKNVDPKKHGYTDFSVGDKMFSSMEELHRWRLFQRTGAGLMAELGSHQLDAVSIFLSSLRDDGKKVHPLSVHAVGGRHIMPVDREVGDHVYCMFEFPGPEYSNTFDVGYYDRVEDYPKSKKVKGGYEQIDPVAGYETDPNKKVVVTYSSINGNGFGGWGEVVMGSKGTLVLDKETDVYLYRNSDTSSKVGVAKKGAGYALDTSASGDHAAPVAQAASSGPVSRGYQEEIEHWAYCIRNPDGENKPRCYPAVAMGDAVIALGTNVALKRANRGESGYMKFEEEWFDVDSDATPDDSDIATETKFMKKPVA, from the coding sequence ATGGTCGATAAACTTTCCAAAGAACAACGCGACGTTGGTGAAGCCAATTACTACTCCGCCGTGGGCAGCTATTACGACGTCAACCGTCGTGACTTCTTGCGAGGAATCGTGGCGACCGGAGCGGTAGCGGGTGCCGGACTCGGTGCGGCCTACTTTGGCTACGGCAAGGTCAATGATCCCGTCCGCGTTGCCGTGATCGGTACCGGCGACGAAGGCAACGTCCTGTTGGGCGGTTGCAATCCTGAATACGTCGACGTCAAGGCGATCTGTGACATCCGTCCATACAGCCAACACCGTGCCTTCCACGGTGACTGGTCGAGCTCGTCAGCGTTGCAGCGTCGGCCAGGTTTGATCAGCGTTGCGGGCTACAAAGACGAAGCCGAAGCACGCAAGAACGTCAAGGTTTACGACGGCAGTAACGGCGGCATCATGGCCTGCCTCGAAGACAAGGACATTGAAGCCGTCATCATCGCATTGCCGCTTTGGTTGCACGCACCGGTTGCAGCCCTGGCAATGGAACGCGGCCTGCACGTGCTGACTGAAAAGCTGATGGCCCACAACGTGGCCCAGTGCAAAGTCATGGCTCGGATGGCCGGCGAGATGAAGGACAAGGAAGGCAACCCAATCCACTTGGCAACCGGTCACCAACGTCACTACAACGTCAAGTACGAAAACGCGGTCAACCTGATCCGCTGGGGATTGCTTGGCCAACTTCACCACATTCGTGCCCAGTGGCACCGTGGCAACTTGCCAGGTGCCGACAGCTGGTCGATGCCGATCCCAGGTGGCGAGATGGTCAATGGTCAAAACTTTGACCGCATTGCCAAGGACATCGAGTACCGCAAACGGGCGTTGGCTGAAACTCGCGACCCCGATGAAATCGTTCGCCTGCAACATGAGATCGCGTTGTGGCAAGCTTGGGACGCCGACAAAAACGTCGACCCCAAGAAGCACGGCTACACCGACTTCTCGGTGGGCGACAAGATGTTCAGTTCAATGGAAGAGCTCCATCGCTGGCGTTTGTTCCAACGAACCGGAGCCGGCTTGATGGCTGAGTTGGGCAGTCACCAACTCGACGCAGTCAGCATCTTCTTGAGCTCGCTCCGTGACGACGGCAAGAAGGTTCACCCACTGAGCGTGCATGCCGTTGGCGGACGCCACATCATGCCGGTTGATCGCGAAGTCGGCGACCACGTCTATTGCATGTTCGAGTTCCCTGGGCCTGAATACAGCAACACGTTTGACGTTGGTTATTACGACCGCGTCGAAGACTATCCCAAGTCAAAGAAGGTGAAGGGCGGCTACGAACAAATCGATCCCGTTGCCGGTTACGAAACCGACCCGAACAAGAAGGTCGTCGTCACCTACTCGTCGATCAACGGAAACGGGTTCGGCGGTTGGGGCGAAGTCGTGATGGGATCCAAGGGGACTTTGGTCCTGGACAAGGAAACCGACGTTTACCTGTATCGCAACAGTGACACCAGCAGCAAAGTTGGCGTGGCGAAGAAGGGTGCGGGCTACGCACTGGACACGTCCGCATCGGGCGACCACGCCGCACCAGTGGCTCAGGCCGCTTCATCCGGTCCGGTCAGCCGCGGTTACCAAGAGGAAATCGAGCACTGGGCGTACTGCATCCGCAACCCGGATGGTGAAAACAAGCCTCGATGTTACCCCGCCGTCGCCATGGGTGATGCTGTGATCGCGTTGGGCACCAACGTGGCCCTGAAGCGAGCCAACCGGGGCGAGAGCGGTTACATGAAGTTCGAAGAAGAGTGGTTCGATGTCGACAGCGACGCGACGCCAGACGACAGCGACATCGCGACGGAAACGAAGTTCATGAAGAAGCCAGTCGCCTAA
- a CDS encoding transglutaminase-like domain-containing protein: MTGLTIARRRFLASAGVFSLAFPLGLGSACADDSVIAEDSASATDTKPGQPNYVNAKQSDWRFGVSIDTPVTFTNGIATFPIPMDWPEQTVEVVTRELDSAVAQVQVREIDGGVRQVVMAIPRMTAHATMQTVVTMRIVKREIQPPQDTDSLTIPKRVSRELRSYMGNSPMIDASNGRIRALSRELASSAPEKAWDLVRAIYDRVREEVRYVEGPIRNASDALETGEGDCEDMTSLFVALCRNAGVPARMVWVPGHCYPEFYLEQDGQGYWYPCQAAGTEQFGKMQEDRPIVQKGDRFKTPEQRKPVRYVSEYFRCDRRGNGTPRIEMIRGVVTE, encoded by the coding sequence ATGACAGGCCTCACCATCGCTCGTCGTCGCTTCCTTGCCAGCGCCGGCGTCTTCTCCCTCGCCTTCCCACTTGGACTGGGTTCCGCGTGTGCTGACGACTCCGTGATCGCCGAAGACTCTGCCTCCGCGACCGACACCAAGCCAGGGCAACCGAACTACGTCAACGCGAAACAATCGGACTGGCGTTTCGGTGTTTCGATTGACACCCCGGTCACGTTCACCAATGGCATCGCCACGTTCCCGATCCCGATGGACTGGCCGGAACAGACTGTGGAAGTGGTCACCCGTGAACTGGATTCAGCGGTCGCCCAGGTCCAAGTCCGAGAGATTGACGGCGGGGTGCGTCAGGTCGTGATGGCGATCCCGAGGATGACCGCGCACGCGACGATGCAAACGGTGGTGACCATGCGAATCGTCAAACGCGAAATCCAGCCGCCTCAAGACACCGACTCGCTCACAATCCCCAAACGCGTGTCTCGAGAACTGCGGTCCTACATGGGCAACAGCCCGATGATTGACGCATCCAACGGACGCATCCGCGCGTTATCTCGCGAGCTAGCCAGCTCTGCACCGGAGAAGGCGTGGGACTTAGTTCGGGCGATCTATGATCGGGTTCGCGAGGAGGTTCGATACGTCGAAGGCCCCATCCGCAACGCCTCCGACGCACTCGAAACCGGCGAAGGCGATTGCGAAGACATGACCAGCCTCTTCGTTGCCCTATGCCGAAATGCCGGTGTCCCGGCTCGAATGGTGTGGGTGCCCGGTCACTGCTATCCCGAGTTCTATCTAGAACAAGATGGCCAAGGTTATTGGTACCCTTGCCAAGCCGCTGGAACGGAACAGTTTGGGAAAATGCAAGAAGACCGCCCGATCGTTCAGAAAGGGGATCGCTTCAAGACCCCCGAACAACGCAAGCCAGTACGGTATGTCAGCGAATACTTCCGCTGCGATCGCCGCGGCAACGGAACACCCCGCATCGAAATGATCCGCGGCGTGGTCACTGAATAA
- a CDS encoding Gfo/Idh/MocA family protein: MKLRVGLIGLGDQWQTVHRPALRMLCERFDVRAIHCTVPKLAENAVTEFQADPVDGYQAMVNRDDIDAVLILEETWLGHLPALAACRAGKAIYWAAGLDFDPEGDANFRSCVEDSGVAFMASLPRRFAPATLRLKELIATQLGQPRLLFCHTRISSPDNQTEAQTRSQMRSELIELIDWCGYIVAGRCQSVMSANCLPSDPWDYRALSLRFQRSGKGPAVPLPASATKAWANPIAGASRAGTGASRTGGSRTGKRGGASTGNRLAAARLGQTHGEETASGTIGQAADASASHDWVTAQISCGNYIPAKWQEAIGFRPPAGLQVCCEHGVAFIDLPGTLVWFDEAGRHQESLEMESPVGEKMLSQFHRAVTSLVRNLGGLNDAFGAASILRASEQSSQEGRQISL; this comes from the coding sequence GTGAAGCTTCGTGTTGGCTTGATCGGGTTGGGGGACCAGTGGCAAACCGTCCACCGTCCGGCTTTGCGGATGTTGTGTGAACGGTTTGATGTTCGCGCGATTCATTGCACTGTACCGAAGCTAGCGGAAAACGCGGTCACCGAATTTCAAGCCGATCCGGTCGATGGCTATCAAGCGATGGTCAATCGCGATGACATTGATGCGGTGTTGATTCTGGAGGAGACCTGGCTTGGGCACCTGCCAGCTCTGGCAGCTTGCCGCGCGGGAAAAGCGATCTACTGGGCCGCGGGCCTGGATTTTGATCCTGAAGGTGACGCGAATTTCCGGTCCTGTGTCGAGGATTCCGGAGTGGCATTCATGGCCAGCCTGCCTCGCCGTTTCGCACCGGCGACGTTGCGACTGAAAGAGCTGATTGCGACCCAGCTCGGGCAGCCGCGATTGCTGTTCTGTCACACACGAATCAGCTCCCCGGACAATCAAACGGAGGCCCAAACTCGATCTCAAATGCGATCGGAGTTGATCGAGTTGATTGATTGGTGCGGCTATATCGTGGCCGGCCGCTGCCAAAGTGTGATGTCGGCAAATTGCTTACCCAGTGACCCGTGGGACTATCGAGCGCTCAGTTTACGGTTCCAACGCAGCGGGAAGGGGCCGGCGGTTCCGCTGCCCGCGTCGGCAACCAAGGCCTGGGCAAATCCAATCGCTGGGGCTTCCCGTGCTGGCACTGGGGCTTCCCGAACTGGAGGTTCCCGTACTGGCAAACGGGGTGGTGCCTCGACAGGCAATCGACTGGCGGCCGCACGCTTGGGCCAGACCCACGGTGAGGAAACCGCTTCAGGAACAATCGGCCAAGCGGCAGATGCTTCCGCGTCACACGACTGGGTGACCGCGCAAATCAGTTGTGGGAACTACATCCCTGCGAAGTGGCAAGAAGCGATCGGGTTCCGCCCGCCTGCGGGGCTGCAGGTCTGTTGCGAACACGGGGTCGCTTTCATCGACCTGCCGGGCACGTTGGTGTGGTTCGATGAGGCTGGACGTCACCAAGAATCGCTGGAAATGGAATCGCCGGTGGGCGAAAAGATGCTGAGCCAATTCCATCGTGCCGTCACCAGTCTGGTCCGCAACCTCGGCGGCCTGAACGACGCCTTTGGTGCAGCGTCCATCCTGCGGGCGAGCGAGCAAAGCAGCCAAGAAGGCCGCCAGATTAGCCTCTAA
- a CDS encoding 6-pyruvoyl trahydropterin synthase family protein produces MHGPPVSVRGIAIDLNGHAGSKDESPSARLLIHYRTRSQSPSLSSFQYRSPPVVSISIMRRFSFCAGHRLVGHEGKCQNLHGHNYIIEVYVTGQKQDAVGRILDFKQLKNRCKGWIDDNWDHSFVLWQEDQNGLDAIRSSEPHRIYELDSNPTAENMAKHFLEVVCPQILADTGASAYKVILWESEETYAEVTLD; encoded by the coding sequence ATGCATGGCCCGCCGGTGAGCGTTCGCGGGATTGCGATTGACCTGAACGGTCACGCCGGTTCGAAGGACGAATCGCCGTCAGCCCGATTGTTGATACACTACCGCACCCGATCTCAGTCCCCTTCTTTGTCCAGCTTTCAATATCGGAGTCCGCCTGTCGTGTCGATTTCCATCATGCGTCGTTTCAGCTTTTGTGCCGGTCACCGTTTGGTCGGCCACGAAGGCAAATGCCAGAATTTGCACGGCCACAACTACATCATCGAGGTCTACGTGACGGGCCAGAAACAGGACGCGGTCGGTCGGATTTTGGACTTCAAGCAGCTAAAAAACCGTTGCAAAGGCTGGATTGACGATAACTGGGACCACTCTTTTGTGCTCTGGCAAGAAGACCAGAACGGCCTGGACGCCATCCGCAGTTCGGAGCCGCACCGGATCTATGAACTGGATTCCAATCCAACCGCTGAAAACATGGCCAAGCACTTCCTGGAAGTCGTTTGCCCCCAAATTTTGGCGGACACCGGTGCGTCCGCATATAAAGTCATCTTGTGGGAAAGCGAAGAAACCTACGCTGAAGTCACTCTCGACTGA
- a CDS encoding NAD-dependent epimerase/dehydratase family protein, with amino-acid sequence MPAHQSDSGSSDSRKILITGGAGNVGGSLACRLVESPQNEVVVVDNLITGSVEKLPSAEAPNFRFIKADVNDLADLTPIMTAHHFDYVFHYAALVGVQRTLANPVAVLRDIDGIRNVLSLAKNTGVQRVFYASSSEVYGEPVELPQHEETTPLNSRLPYAIIKNLGESYFRSYHQEFGLPFNVFRFFNTYGPKQTTDFVVAKFIAAAGRNEDITVYGDGSQTRTFCFIDDNLDTVSHILDDESLANETINIGSDLEFTIIELAQRIIEMTGSRSKVVHLPPLPEGDMTRRCPDITKMKQILGRPLTTLEQGLERMLKA; translated from the coding sequence TTGCCCGCTCACCAGTCTGATTCCGGTAGTTCCGATTCTCGCAAAATCTTGATCACCGGCGGTGCCGGGAACGTGGGCGGCTCGCTGGCTTGCCGATTGGTCGAGTCGCCGCAGAACGAAGTGGTGGTGGTGGACAACCTGATCACGGGCAGTGTGGAAAAACTACCCAGTGCAGAGGCCCCCAATTTTCGCTTCATCAAAGCGGACGTGAACGATCTCGCCGACCTGACGCCGATCATGACGGCGCATCACTTCGACTATGTTTTCCACTACGCTGCCTTGGTCGGAGTGCAACGAACGCTCGCCAATCCGGTCGCCGTGCTGCGCGATATCGATGGCATTCGCAACGTCTTGTCGCTCGCCAAGAACACCGGCGTGCAACGGGTTTTCTATGCCAGTTCCAGCGAAGTGTATGGCGAGCCGGTGGAGCTTCCCCAACATGAAGAGACCACGCCGCTGAATTCGCGTTTGCCATATGCGATCATCAAGAACTTGGGCGAGTCCTATTTCCGATCCTATCACCAGGAATTTGGTTTGCCGTTCAACGTGTTCCGGTTCTTCAATACTTACGGACCGAAACAGACCACTGACTTCGTTGTCGCTAAATTCATCGCGGCTGCTGGTCGGAATGAGGATATCACGGTTTACGGTGATGGTTCGCAAACCCGGACGTTCTGTTTCATTGACGACAACCTCGACACCGTCAGTCATATCCTCGACGACGAGTCGCTTGCTAACGAAACGATCAACATCGGCAGCGACCTCGAGTTCACCATTATAGAACTCGCCCAACGCATCATCGAAATGACAGGCAGTCGATCCAAGGTCGTGCACCTGCCACCACTGCCCGAAGGCGACATGACCCGGCGTTGCCCCGACATCACCAAAATGAAACAGATCCTAGGCCGCCCACTCACGACGCTGGAGCAAGGGCTCGAGCGGATGCTAAAAGCTTAG
- a CDS encoding DoxX family protein, whose protein sequence is MAKILLFPLRLAVGYGLSPRVLGQIAIIMLVILRITIGYHFLSEGTEKYRAGNWTATPFFANAKGPLAGEFRKMVWDHDGKFRLDEKRVKIVWATYRDRIGSHYGFDQKQKEQAQRNYADAVDQWEYIVELNANEIEEFELGLGRIDQLDHDPVRDGVSSLGGQRESVRRELSQKINPTLKQIDAIWANYETAQKSVATSEQANSQPTYDLVKPRLALMDTSVIDKLLPYFDMTIGWMLILGMFTPIAALACGGFLLSVFLSQYPPSTGPGSSNYQLIEALACFVLAATGAGRFAGIDFFLHLLVRKTHGNSASSR, encoded by the coding sequence GTGGCCAAAATCCTGCTGTTTCCTTTACGATTGGCCGTCGGTTACGGACTTTCGCCTCGGGTGCTGGGGCAAATCGCGATCATCATGCTGGTGATTTTGCGGATCACCATTGGCTACCACTTTTTGAGCGAGGGAACTGAAAAGTACCGCGCCGGAAACTGGACTGCCACGCCTTTCTTTGCCAACGCCAAGGGCCCGCTCGCCGGCGAATTCCGCAAGATGGTCTGGGACCACGACGGAAAGTTTCGCCTGGACGAAAAACGCGTCAAGATTGTTTGGGCGACGTATCGCGATCGCATCGGAAGTCACTACGGCTTCGATCAAAAACAGAAAGAACAAGCTCAACGCAACTACGCCGATGCGGTGGATCAGTGGGAATACATCGTTGAGCTGAACGCGAACGAGATCGAAGAGTTCGAACTCGGCTTGGGGCGAATCGACCAGCTCGATCACGATCCAGTTCGTGACGGTGTCAGCTCTCTGGGTGGCCAACGTGAATCGGTCCGCCGGGAACTCAGTCAAAAGATCAATCCAACGCTGAAGCAAATTGACGCGATCTGGGCCAACTACGAAACCGCTCAAAAGAGTGTTGCCACCAGCGAACAGGCCAATAGCCAGCCAACGTACGATTTAGTGAAGCCCCGCTTGGCGTTGATGGATACTAGTGTGATCGACAAGTTGTTGCCGTACTTCGACATGACGATTGGCTGGATGCTGATCCTAGGCATGTTCACACCAATCGCGGCATTGGCTTGTGGAGGATTCCTGTTGTCGGTGTTCCTTAGCCAGTATCCGCCTTCGACGGGTCCTGGCTCGTCGAACTACCAACTCATTGAAGCATTGGCCTGTTTCGTACTGGCTGCCACGGGAGCAGGACGCTTTGCGGGGATCGATTTCTTCCTGCACTTGTTAGTCCGCAAAACCCATGGCAACTCGGCGTCGTCCCGCTAA